A stretch of the Bacillus sp. (in: firmicutes) genome encodes the following:
- a CDS encoding TIGR03986 family CRISPR-associated RAMP protein yields the protein MGWQEDKNKLFVNPYTFIPLIDECVRQNYSELKLKEKFTGYIECELETKTPIFIPNTTSDKALDFAAKGRGKSYDFYSYTDLNNGQSKKEPEPIIPGSEIRGVIRSMYEALTQSCLSSINEDESFHKRSSVPGEPAIFYKHSDGKWYLEKADRYRVNTGLPKSKCKKVNNFDDFEEGQEVYFSHKGTCVLEINADKMSGENVKKGYIHKTNKFNKKHEAIFSPQKERNIIEKFNNEEALKMIDSLKQVISVYDNNIKKDDNGQQKEPSIYAKMRLGENDKILIYYNKRNVNGQTIYYLTPASISQEVFITKLSDILLYQGNYAPCQKKDCICSACSLFGMVSRRDALSSRLRFTDAVLEQKRNDYTALYNKPSVLNELSSPKPSATEFYLERPNGAELWNYDYAGKWIKINKQNVLKTSEDYIPKVKGRKFYWHNQDWRKNVHPLGCQKLNKLNAMVRPLNGGIIFSFKIFFDGITEDELKNLTWTLNLGSNDNDLCHKIGMGKPLGLGSIKLRVKEIKERKVCLTGGKIKRDVLPLNNIINENEIPSMISTTAYDYVKKVSSFNQAPKNISYPVGKDGKNREKVFLWFVGNRGGVGTPKIKYSLPHISDENQSLPSF from the coding sequence ATGGGTTGGCAAGAAGATAAAAATAAACTGTTTGTAAATCCTTACACATTTATTCCGTTAATAGATGAATGTGTACGACAAAATTATTCTGAGTTAAAATTGAAAGAAAAGTTTACAGGGTACATTGAATGTGAACTAGAAACGAAAACACCAATCTTTATTCCAAATACAACATCAGATAAAGCTCTTGATTTTGCAGCAAAAGGAAGGGGGAAGTCATATGACTTTTATTCCTATACTGATTTGAATAATGGTCAGTCCAAAAAAGAACCTGAACCAATTATACCTGGGAGTGAAATCCGCGGCGTCATTCGGTCGATGTACGAGGCATTAACACAATCTTGTCTGTCATCAATTAATGAGGACGAATCTTTCCATAAAAGATCATCAGTACCAGGGGAGCCTGCAATATTTTATAAGCATAGTGATGGTAAATGGTATCTTGAAAAAGCGGATAGATATCGAGTAAATACTGGACTTCCTAAATCTAAATGTAAAAAGGTAAATAATTTTGATGACTTTGAAGAAGGTCAAGAAGTATATTTTAGCCATAAAGGAACATGTGTATTAGAAATTAATGCAGATAAAATGAGTGGCGAAAATGTAAAAAAAGGATACATCCATAAAACTAATAAATTCAATAAAAAACATGAGGCGATTTTTTCTCCACAAAAAGAAAGAAATATTATTGAGAAATTTAATAATGAAGAAGCCTTGAAAATGATTGATTCTTTAAAACAAGTTATTAGTGTCTACGATAATAATATTAAAAAAGATGATAATGGGCAGCAAAAAGAACCCTCAATCTATGCAAAAATGAGATTAGGAGAAAATGATAAAATATTGATTTATTATAATAAAAGAAATGTCAATGGCCAAACAATATATTATCTTACTCCTGCTTCAATCTCTCAAGAAGTATTTATTACAAAATTAAGTGATATTTTATTATATCAAGGAAATTATGCACCATGTCAAAAGAAAGATTGCATATGCTCAGCATGCTCTTTATTTGGAATGGTTTCACGTCGAGATGCACTTTCATCGAGGCTTCGTTTTACGGATGCAGTTCTTGAACAAAAAAGAAATGATTATACTGCGCTTTATAATAAACCTAGTGTATTAAATGAACTTTCTTCTCCAAAGCCTTCAGCAACAGAATTCTATTTAGAAAGACCAAATGGAGCAGAATTATGGAACTATGATTATGCAGGAAAATGGATAAAAATAAATAAACAAAATGTGTTAAAGACAAGCGAAGACTATATTCCTAAAGTCAAGGGTCGAAAGTTTTATTGGCATAATCAAGATTGGAGAAAAAATGTTCACCCATTAGGCTGTCAAAAGTTAAATAAATTAAATGCGATGGTAAGACCATTAAACGGAGGAATCATATTTTCATTTAAAATATTCTTTGACGGTATAACGGAGGATGAATTAAAGAATTTAACATGGACTCTAAATTTAGGTAGCAATGATAATGATTTATGTCATAAAATTGGCATGGGAAAACCGTTAGGCTTAGGAAGTATTAAATTAAGAGTTAAAGAAATTAAGGAAAGAAAAGTTTGTTTAACTGGTGGAAAAATCAAACGCGATGTTCTACCGCTAAACAACATTATAAATGAGAATGAGATTCCCTCAATGATTTCAACAACAGCCTATGACTATGTAAAAAAAGTATCATCTTTTAATCAAGCACCTAAAAATATTTCTTATCCAGTTGGGAAAG
- a CDS encoding TIGR03984 family CRISPR-associated protein gives MIFPSITNNIKSEIEKFAVQSEKIKAEMIYFSKNKTSYILAHFVDQVQLGWIYDGEIQFYKHNQFHEKYLLEARIFHEDGELYLWKNGDEFQGRKRIDYKEPGDSQCCDMKYAIWGRKKEADENNWIILEEKERGLKVFVPSTRKIENSSKIFYKVRNYYSYDEDGMIQFKDARLCSLLDEQGNPL, from the coding sequence ATGATTTTTCCTTCTATCACAAACAACATCAAATCAGAAATTGAAAAATTTGCTGTTCAATCTGAAAAGATTAAGGCAGAAATGATTTATTTTAGTAAAAATAAAACGAGTTATATTCTTGCGCATTTTGTTGACCAAGTACAGTTGGGGTGGATTTATGATGGAGAAATTCAGTTTTATAAGCATAATCAGTTTCATGAAAAGTATTTGTTAGAAGCAAGAATATTTCACGAAGATGGCGAGCTTTATTTATGGAAAAATGGAGATGAATTTCAAGGAAGGAAACGGATTGATTATAAGGAGCCAGGAGACAGTCAATGTTGTGATATGAAATATGCGATTTGGGGACGAAAAAAAGAAGCTGACGAAAATAATTGGATTATATTAGAAGAGAAAGAACGTGGTTTAAAAGTTTTTGTTCCTAGCACAAGGAAAATTGAAAACAGTTCAAAAATATTTTACAAGGTTAGAAATTATTATTCTTACGATGAGGATGGAATGATTCAATTTAAAGATGCAAGACTATGTAGCTTATTAGATGAACAAGGGAATCCGTTATAG
- a CDS encoding DUF1887 family protein, protein MITINILLLNIGSNPLPNYVVTKYLLTENREDIQHMPIPNQFIFLHSSKTERYAKKIRAMLKLFSNSVKLHNLGESERNSEHITKSILSILAELQKKQTITSIHLNYTGGTKPMAVHSFQAVSSYAKGHEIKVVFSDLNHSSFKIVLDKGDYSFPTSGDLREYVKLTIKEMFEMHLMDYKDDKYTPFFKDPNDFAEFILKGFEEKQDLLEPRYHVRYIKEAIDDNSKKFDKKDYKNQFENNIYKYLSSFLKRFDEYSLNEFKGLIEWLHGKWLEEYVFLTIQQLAEPLKLTEVQMSVYAKYNNRDCEIDVVVMKGYQLYVISCTTSKKLSRIKNKAFEAMYRAEQLGGGHANVIVVTTIREKKKQSRQPYQKLYSLEDIKNDLSSFDAMENKKVELIGLETVKHPDFLKVELEKLLSY, encoded by the coding sequence ATGATTACTATTAATATTTTATTACTCAATATCGGTTCTAATCCATTACCTAATTATGTTGTTACAAAATACCTATTAACTGAAAACCGTGAAGATATTCAACATATGCCAATTCCAAATCAATTTATTTTTCTTCATTCATCAAAAACAGAAAGATATGCGAAAAAAATTAGAGCGATGCTAAAGTTGTTCTCTAACTCTGTTAAACTTCATAATTTGGGAGAAAGTGAAAGAAACAGTGAGCATATTACTAAATCTATTCTGTCAATTCTAGCTGAATTACAAAAGAAGCAAACAATTACATCTATTCATTTAAATTATACGGGCGGCACAAAGCCAATGGCTGTTCATTCTTTTCAAGCAGTCAGTTCATATGCTAAAGGGCACGAAATAAAAGTTGTGTTTAGTGACCTAAATCATAGTTCATTTAAAATTGTACTTGATAAAGGAGACTATAGTTTTCCAACGTCAGGAGATCTACGAGAGTATGTAAAGTTAACTATTAAAGAAATGTTTGAAATGCACTTAATGGATTATAAAGATGACAAGTACACTCCGTTTTTTAAAGATCCAAATGATTTTGCAGAATTTATTCTAAAAGGTTTTGAGGAGAAGCAGGACCTACTTGAACCACGTTATCATGTTCGATATATTAAGGAAGCCATTGATGATAATAGTAAAAAATTTGATAAAAAAGATTACAAAAACCAATTTGAAAATAATATTTATAAATATCTCTCTTCATTCTTAAAACGATTCGATGAATATTCACTAAATGAATTTAAGGGATTAATAGAATGGCTTCATGGAAAATGGCTTGAAGAGTATGTCTTTTTGACCATTCAACAATTAGCAGAACCATTAAAGCTAACAGAAGTACAAATGTCAGTATATGCTAAATATAATAATAGAGATTGTGAAATAGATGTTGTTGTCATGAAGGGCTATCAATTATATGTAATTAGCTGCACAACTTCCAAAAAACTTTCAAGAATAAAAAACAAAGCATTTGAAGCGATGTATCGAGCAGAACAGTTAGGTGGAGGACATGCTAATGTTATTGTTGTAACGACAATAAGAGAAAAGAAAAAACAAAGTAGACAACCATATCAAAAACTGTACTCGCTTGAAGATATTAAAAATGATTTGTCATCATTCGATGCCATGGAAAATAAAAAAGTTGAGCTAATAGGTTTGGAGACGGTAAAGCATCCAGATTTTTTAAAAGTAGAATTAGAGAAATTATTAAGCTACTAA
- the cas4 gene encoding CRISPR-associated protein Cas4 produces the protein MLTITDLKQFVYCPRVIYYTYVQPVPKKPTFKMVYGREQHAELNKKEKRRGLKQYNLIEGERIFGYPIRSLEMGLTGKLDILIDTKDENGQRYFPVECKDTDRGIYNNIKYQLVAYAMCLEEMTNSIVSEGFIYIIPEGKAHKIEITSEQKEFVRKMISMINKIIKDEYYPEPRARKRCWDCEYIRYCNDHDISSQEEQKEKNLELVKRLFNMEERI, from the coding sequence ATGCTAACGATTACAGATTTGAAGCAGTTTGTATATTGTCCTCGTGTTATATACTATACTTATGTTCAACCAGTGCCTAAAAAGCCGACATTTAAAATGGTGTATGGCCGTGAGCAACATGCTGAATTGAATAAGAAAGAAAAAAGAAGAGGGTTAAAGCAGTATAATTTAATAGAAGGAGAACGAATTTTTGGTTATCCTATTCGTTCGCTTGAAATGGGATTAACAGGGAAATTGGATATTCTTATTGATACGAAAGATGAGAACGGGCAACGGTATTTTCCTGTAGAGTGTAAAGATACCGATCGAGGAATTTATAATAATATAAAATATCAACTGGTTGCGTATGCTATGTGCTTAGAGGAAATGACTAACAGCATAGTATCAGAGGGATTCATATATATTATTCCAGAGGGAAAAGCTCATAAAATTGAAATTACTAGTGAGCAAAAAGAATTTGTCCGTAAGATGATTTCAATGATTAACAAAATAATAAAGGATGAGTATTATCCTGAGCCGCGGGCTAGAAAAAGATGTTGGGATTGCGAATATATTCGTTATTGCAATGATCATGATATTTCATCGCAGGAAGAGCAAAAAGAGAAGAATTTGGAGTTAGTAAAGCGCTTGTTTAATATGGAAGAAAGAATCTAA
- the cas2 gene encoding CRISPR-associated endonuclease Cas2 has product MNILLIYDISEDRLRTKASEMCKDYGLVRVQYSAFFGQLNTNLRGELQRRLKSLLKDSSRSSVIIFPLSQDSLDKVIHIDIHYSEDTV; this is encoded by the coding sequence ATGAATATTTTATTAATATATGACATTTCGGAAGATCGACTTCGTACTAAAGCTTCGGAAATGTGTAAGGATTATGGTTTAGTACGAGTGCAATATAGTGCGTTTTTTGGTCAATTGAATACTAATTTACGGGGTGAGTTACAAAGACGATTAAAATCGTTGTTAAAGGATAGCTCAAGGAGTAGTGTTATTATTTTTCCGTTAAGCCAAGATAGTTTAGATAAAGTTATTCATATTGATATTCATTATTCGGAGGATACCGTATAA
- the cas1 gene encoding CRISPR-associated endonuclease Cas1 produces MLKELIVDDYGVNLSKKSERLILKKEGKVIQEIAIKELEDLIITSKCGVVSIALLEELISNGTQIHFVDYKEEPFISAYTPALHGSVQARREQLLSYYDERGVIFVKECISAKIQNQINVIKYFLKSRKELDMAEILKEEIEGMKKSIEAIERLYALNIDDIRLSISAYEGQAAKRYWKCVRLILAEKVDFPSRKPRSKDTVNMMLDYGYAILRSRVTSSIIRAGLEPYGGFLHVDRSGRPSLVLDVMEIYRPAVVDRAVISILTRGYQAKTEEKEDGQIFLNRPTLATIREYIDKRLNSREEFQGKNYMVKTIMQKQTRMLSSFFKRESGFKGHTSRW; encoded by the coding sequence ATGTTAAAAGAACTAATTGTTGACGATTATGGTGTTAATTTATCAAAAAAGAGTGAGCGTCTAATTTTGAAGAAAGAGGGAAAGGTTATTCAAGAAATTGCTATTAAGGAGTTAGAGGACCTCATCATTACCAGTAAATGCGGTGTTGTGTCAATCGCATTGTTAGAAGAACTTATTTCAAACGGAACACAAATACATTTTGTAGATTATAAAGAAGAGCCCTTTATTAGTGCTTATACGCCAGCTTTGCATGGATCAGTTCAAGCACGAAGGGAGCAATTGTTAAGTTATTACGATGAACGAGGTGTTATTTTTGTAAAAGAGTGCATTTCAGCCAAAATTCAAAATCAAATTAATGTAATAAAGTATTTTTTGAAAAGTCGGAAAGAACTAGATATGGCTGAGATATTAAAGGAAGAAATAGAAGGAATGAAAAAAAGCATTGAGGCAATAGAACGGCTGTATGCATTAAATATTGATGATATTCGTCTTTCTATTAGCGCATATGAAGGACAAGCGGCTAAAAGATATTGGAAATGTGTACGATTGATTTTAGCTGAAAAAGTAGATTTTCCTTCAAGAAAACCGCGTTCAAAAGATACCGTAAATATGATGTTAGATTATGGATATGCCATATTAAGATCAAGAGTAACTTCTTCGATTATTCGGGCTGGTTTGGAACCTTATGGTGGTTTTCTTCATGTTGACCGTTCAGGAAGACCATCACTAGTACTAGATGTGATGGAGATTTATAGACCCGCAGTTGTAGACAGGGCTGTTATTTCAATTTTAACTCGTGGGTATCAGGCTAAGACTGAGGAAAAAGAAGATGGTCAAATATTTTTGAATAGACCTACTTTAGCAACAATAAGAGAATACATAGATAAAAGACTAAATAGCCGCGAGGAATTTCAAGGGAAAAATTATATGGTAAAAACAATTATGCAAAAGCAAACACGAATGCTTTCGTCCTTTTTTAAAAGAGAAAGTGGTTTTAAAGGGCATACCTCAAGGTGGTAG
- a CDS encoding CRISPR system precrRNA processing endoribonuclease RAMP protein Cas6 produces MKTDYDIIHYLSKLKLVKFTAIYEAGPDGLDLPPFKGATFRGSFGHIFREIACMCSHNENGFASKHFDYCAYAYIFETTSPDGAEVLVNNESIPRPFLLDPPNDMRTYYAPGERFTLGFTLFGKGIEYLPYFIYVLNAMGNQGFGKGQKQASLRQVFTVDKHGDLINSIYQAEDRLIRNDFPPITGEDILASNINLDSLAQTCHIHFISPARLKYGGEFVSAPEFHMVLRSAIRRITALLYFHHDEPKLGFDFQELFQRAENEITCIESNVEWTSWERYSNRQKQRLKMGGIVGHAVYKGDFTPYVPWLQLAEWSNIGKNPVFGLGRVKIIFSK; encoded by the coding sequence ATGAAAACTGATTATGATATTATTCATTATCTATCAAAATTAAAACTAGTTAAATTCACAGCCATTTATGAAGCTGGCCCAGACGGCCTTGACCTACCACCTTTCAAGGGGGCAACTTTCCGCGGTAGTTTTGGCCATATTTTCCGTGAAATTGCTTGTATGTGCTCGCATAATGAAAATGGTTTTGCTTCGAAGCATTTCGATTATTGTGCCTATGCTTATATTTTTGAAACAACTTCCCCAGATGGTGCTGAAGTGTTAGTCAATAATGAAAGTATTCCGAGACCGTTTTTGCTCGACCCGCCGAATGATATGAGAACATACTATGCCCCAGGTGAGCGGTTTACTTTAGGTTTTACTTTGTTCGGAAAAGGAATAGAATATTTGCCTTATTTTATATATGTGTTAAATGCCATGGGTAATCAAGGGTTTGGCAAGGGGCAAAAACAAGCTAGTCTAAGGCAGGTTTTTACTGTTGATAAGCATGGAGATTTGATTAATTCAATCTATCAAGCCGAGGATCGATTGATTAGAAATGATTTCCCCCCCATTACTGGGGAGGATATTTTAGCCTCAAATATTAATTTAGATTCACTAGCTCAAACTTGTCATATTCATTTCATCTCCCCTGCTCGTTTAAAATATGGTGGTGAATTTGTATCTGCCCCTGAATTTCATATGGTATTACGGTCTGCTATTCGTCGGATAACAGCCTTATTGTATTTTCATCACGATGAGCCAAAGCTAGGCTTTGATTTTCAGGAGCTTTTTCAACGTGCTGAAAATGAAATTACTTGTATAGAGTCTAATGTAGAATGGACTAGTTGGGAGCGGTACTCCAATCGGCAAAAGCAGCGTTTGAAAATGGGAGGAATTGTTGGACATGCTGTTTATAAAGGAGACTTTACCCCATATGTACCTTGGTTACAATTAGCGGAGTGGAGTAACATTGGGAAAAATCCAGTTTTTGGTTTGGGGCGGGTTAAAATAATTTTTAGCAAGTAG
- a CDS encoding type I-A CRISPR-associated protein Cas5, protein MKWLIAEYTFTSPFSLKSSLATSSGGKTNLLPTMFAFKMALINVAYHIGLDGEVEFKWIKELDIRFKPPKKATVQNAFVKILKESRKEVLTEDPSQVFTSSVALREYVLFNGSLYVAINIEKLENDNVQKLKQLLIHINQLGKRGCFVQFLDVKDSMLLDDTFTFFLEDKKINMPKSLMIQHLDDMGKKAKFESINSYSSKSVTLGKDRIFRQVGVPYKLIKSSRGFSHYERID, encoded by the coding sequence ATGAAATGGCTAATAGCCGAATACACTTTTACATCTCCATTTTCCTTGAAAAGTTCATTAGCAACAAGTTCGGGTGGAAAAACAAATTTATTGCCGACGATGTTTGCATTTAAGATGGCTTTAATTAATGTCGCTTATCATATTGGTCTAGATGGGGAAGTAGAGTTTAAATGGATTAAAGAACTTGATATTCGTTTTAAGCCGCCCAAAAAAGCAACTGTTCAAAATGCATTTGTAAAGATTCTTAAAGAGTCAAGAAAAGAAGTTTTAACGGAGGATCCTAGTCAAGTATTTACCTCATCCGTTGCACTGCGAGAGTATGTTTTATTCAACGGCTCGCTATATGTAGCCATTAACATTGAGAAATTGGAGAATGATAATGTTCAAAAATTAAAACAATTACTTATACATATTAATCAGCTTGGCAAGCGAGGTTGTTTTGTTCAATTTTTGGATGTTAAAGATTCAATGTTATTAGATGACACATTTACATTTTTTCTCGAAGATAAAAAAATAAATATGCCAAAATCTTTAATGATTCAACACTTAGATGATATGGGTAAAAAGGCTAAATTTGAGTCTATTAATAGTTATAGTTCAAAATCTGTGACATTGGGAAAGGATAGAATATTTAGACAGGTTGGAGTTCCGTATAAATTAATAAAATCAAGCAGAGGTTTTTCTCATTATGAGAGAATCGATTAG
- a CDS encoding DevR family CRISPR-associated autoregulator, protein MINNLTISGLLTLDMHALNNEGGEGNQLQTRMVHIVDGEGELQVVNAISGDMLKHIQAEHLANVSIDKELSLCDGCKKLDANRINRDDAFFERLDGEKNSTKIIDQLLPYCTVDDLEGIMITRDNRSVSRKSVVEFGWLVGSPESTRTESYFHVKFDNNRAAGSGDESGANLGQNIFYRPASSGKYAVVVNLELSRIGFNDITREYVLTEEERINRAKALLESVMFTFIKPLGAHRNTQNPHILGFEGVLSYSNSTVPAPSISALNRNYRDEISGIVGQLNRIYEGKIEAKKFDSQVEFTQFITDLIQELG, encoded by the coding sequence ATGATAAATAATTTAACGATTTCAGGTTTGTTAACACTTGATATGCATGCTTTAAATAATGAGGGTGGCGAAGGTAATCAATTACAAACGAGAATGGTTCATATTGTAGATGGAGAAGGCGAACTTCAAGTTGTAAATGCAATTAGTGGTGATATGTTAAAACACATTCAAGCAGAACATTTAGCAAATGTGTCAATCGATAAAGAATTATCTTTATGTGATGGTTGTAAAAAGCTTGATGCTAATCGAATCAATAGAGACGATGCTTTTTTTGAAAGACTTGATGGAGAAAAAAATAGCACAAAAATTATTGATCAATTATTACCGTATTGTACAGTAGATGATTTAGAAGGAATTATGATTACAAGGGACAATAGGTCTGTATCAAGAAAATCTGTCGTAGAGTTTGGGTGGTTAGTAGGCTCGCCGGAGTCTACTCGAACAGAATCATATTTCCATGTGAAATTTGATAATAATCGTGCGGCTGGTTCGGGCGATGAATCTGGAGCTAATTTAGGGCAAAATATTTTTTATCGGCCAGCAAGTTCAGGGAAATATGCTGTTGTTGTAAATTTAGAATTAAGCAGAATAGGTTTTAATGATATTACTAGGGAATATGTATTAACTGAAGAAGAAAGGATAAACAGAGCTAAAGCTTTACTTGAAAGTGTTATGTTTACGTTTATTAAACCATTAGGTGCACATCGAAATACTCAAAATCCGCATATTCTAGGTTTTGAAGGTGTTCTTAGTTATTCAAATTCCACAGTACCCGCACCATCAATTAGTGCACTTAATCGTAACTATCGGGATGAAATCTCAGGCATTGTTGGGCAGCTAAATCGTATTTATGAGGGTAAGATCGAGGCTAAGAAATTTGATAGTCAGGTTGAATTTACTCAATTTATAACTGATCTCATTCAAGAATTGGGTTAG
- the cas3 gene encoding CRISPR-associated helicase Cas3' encodes MESLFKQITGHYPYPFQLRAINEILDNEKQLITAPTGSGKTWMSVVPFVYAKENNIQFADRMFYVLPQRTLVTAIANTIKPILEKRDLKVTVQMGGQNEDPYFEGDVIVTTIDQILAAYLGLSYGTSRNASNIAPGAFLGSYIVLDEFHLLDVDKSLATYIDMIAFLSPFVRTCMMTATATEKYLSAISSKIKGKYQVVPGQEIVHLQTSMNAVRKREVNWDERLINAEVILQQHKDRTLVVVNTVKKVQELYNELVVKLKEGKCNVEIICLHARFLKEDRETLELEIKDALKRSSNKEIIVIANQVVEVGLDISASVLISELCPANALIQRIGRCERYGEFIGKVFVHKIENPLPYNQDLVNKTSVYLKESTPLLMTAVEEAKMVETIHSNREEELLNSLSFSKVREMVTTTQNEGHRSSIKDLIRDVDNIQVIIHPEPWKLDLYKKPEYFSIPYSTLLNYLRKVEDMSKSIFYLEFPGDSERKYSKEVQWKPLEDIKNIHNHLLVAISSRLASYSKKIGFSLDEGDFISKETITEIEKKERFSYKKETYVEHALDVRKKIRSFDEKYNVINSQFEKILNSSSTSLNILAELVGALHDAGKLIHKNVIAYQKWQQEIIGDKTKEYLVHTDFDSSNPYHLLKEKEYKRVPHAAEGAYAVLPILELQIKKLQVDKEIAPQIILSMYTAIKRHHGAYTKKMEEYCMVDDAPKVIEKSLKGLIDDEVHLITEEGPARATRCEKFAVTPSENLKLGWQLYWYFSRRLRLADQLSQQEKI; translated from the coding sequence ATGGAATCTTTATTTAAACAAATAACTGGTCATTATCCTTATCCATTCCAGCTACGAGCTATTAATGAAATCTTAGATAATGAAAAACAATTAATTACAGCCCCGACAGGCTCTGGAAAGACATGGATGAGCGTTGTTCCATTTGTTTATGCAAAAGAAAATAATATACAGTTTGCGGATCGTATGTTTTATGTATTGCCGCAACGAACTTTAGTAACAGCCATAGCAAATACAATAAAACCTATATTGGAAAAAAGAGATTTGAAAGTAACTGTTCAAATGGGTGGACAAAATGAGGACCCATACTTTGAGGGAGACGTCATTGTTACAACCATTGATCAAATATTAGCAGCCTATCTTGGCCTTTCTTATGGAACATCTAGAAATGCCAGTAACATCGCACCTGGTGCTTTTTTAGGATCTTATATTGTTTTAGATGAGTTCCATTTACTTGATGTAGATAAATCGTTAGCAACCTATATAGATATGATAGCATTTCTATCTCCTTTTGTTCGAACTTGTATGATGACTGCAACAGCAACAGAAAAATATCTAAGTGCTATCTCTAGTAAAATTAAAGGTAAGTATCAAGTTGTACCAGGCCAGGAAATCGTTCATTTACAAACATCTATGAATGCAGTAAGGAAAAGGGAAGTTAATTGGGATGAACGGCTAATAAATGCTGAGGTAATTTTACAGCAACATAAAGATCGAACATTAGTTGTTGTGAACACTGTTAAGAAAGTTCAAGAGTTATACAATGAATTGGTAGTAAAGTTAAAAGAAGGGAAATGCAACGTAGAAATAATTTGCCTACATGCTCGATTTCTTAAAGAAGATAGGGAGACTTTAGAGCTCGAAATAAAGGATGCTCTAAAACGTAGCTCAAACAAAGAAATAATTGTAATAGCAAATCAAGTTGTAGAGGTCGGATTGGATATCTCAGCCTCCGTTTTAATTTCTGAACTATGTCCTGCAAATGCACTTATTCAAAGAATAGGCAGATGTGAAAGATATGGAGAATTCATCGGTAAGGTATTTGTTCATAAAATAGAAAATCCTTTGCCATATAATCAAGATTTAGTAAATAAAACTAGTGTTTATTTAAAAGAAAGTACTCCGTTATTAATGACGGCTGTTGAGGAAGCAAAAATGGTAGAAACTATTCACTCAAATCGTGAAGAGGAGTTATTAAACAGCTTATCTTTTAGTAAAGTTCGAGAGATGGTTACAACGACACAAAATGAAGGTCATCGTTCATCCATTAAAGATTTAATTAGGGATGTAGATAACATTCAAGTTATTATTCATCCAGAGCCATGGAAGCTTGATCTGTATAAAAAACCAGAGTACTTTTCAATTCCCTATAGTACTTTGCTAAATTATTTAAGAAAAGTTGAAGACATGAGTAAGTCCATTTTTTATCTAGAATTTCCTGGTGATTCTGAAAGAAAGTATTCTAAAGAAGTACAATGGAAACCATTAGAAGATATAAAAAATATACATAATCATTTACTTGTTGCAATATCATCTAGATTAGCCAGCTATAGTAAAAAAATAGGCTTCTCTTTAGATGAAGGAGATTTTATTTCAAAGGAAACTATTACAGAAATTGAGAAAAAAGAAAGATTCTCATATAAAAAGGAAACGTATGTGGAACATGCTTTAGATGTTAGGAAAAAAATACGTAGTTTTGATGAAAAATATAATGTTATAAATAGCCAATTTGAAAAAATATTAAATAGCAGTTCAACATCACTAAATATACTAGCTGAATTAGTTGGAGCTTTGCATGATGCTGGAAAACTAATTCATAAAAATGTCATAGCTTATCAAAAATGGCAGCAGGAAATTATTGGTGATAAAACGAAAGAGTATTTAGTACATACTGATTTTGACTCATCAAACCCTTATCACTTACTAAAAGAGAAAGAATATAAAAGAGTTCCACATGCGGCTGAAGGGGCATATGCAGTTCTTCCAATTTTAGAATTGCAGATAAAAAAATTACAAGTAGATAAAGAAATTGCCCCACAAATAATCCTATCAATGTATACAGCCATAAAAAGACATCATGGAGCTTACACTAAAAAGATGGAAGAGTATTGTATGGTAGATGATGCACCAAAAGTAATTGAAAAAAGTTTAAAAGGGCTTATTGATGATGAAGTGCATTTGATTACGGAGGAGGGGCCAGCTAGAGCAACTAGATGTGAAAAGTTTGCAGTAACTCCTTCAGAGAATCTGAAATTAGGTTGGCAATTGTACTGGTATTTTAGTAGAAGGCTAAGACTGGCTGATCAATTATCCCAACAAGAAAAAATCTAG